One Stigmatopora nigra isolate UIUO_SnigA chromosome 1, RoL_Snig_1.1, whole genome shotgun sequence DNA segment encodes these proteins:
- the pou3f3b gene encoding POU domain, class 3, transcription factor 3-B, with protein sequence MATAASNPYLGTNSILSSGSIVHSDSGGGGMQPGSAAVTSGSGGYRGDPSIKMVQSDFMQGAMAASNGGHMLSHAHQWVTSLPHAAAAAAAAAVAAAEAGSPWSSSPVGMTASPQQQQQDVKNPARDDLHTGTALHHRPQVPPHLAAHQTHAGAWGSSTAAHINSISGGQQQQQQQPLLYSQPGGFTVNGMLSAGTQSLVHPGLVRGDTPDLEHASHHHHHHQHHPHHQHHGGVNGHDPHSDDDTPTSDDLEQFAKQFKQRRIKLGFTQADVGLALGTLYGNVFSQTTICRFEALQLSFKNMCKLKPLLNKWLEEADSSTGSPTSIDKIAAQGRKRKKRTSIEVSVKGALESHFLKCPKPSAQEITSLADNLQLEKEVVRVWFCNRRQKEKRMTPPGVAQTPEDVYSQVGNGHFLVDYLKDASEASDQRVTTTSSFHQVILAH encoded by the exons atggccaccgcGGCGTCCAATCCTTATCTGGGCACCAACAGTATCCTATCGTCCGGCTCCATCGTGCACTCTGACTCGGGAGGCGGTGGCATGCAGCCGGGCAGTGCTGCTGTTACCTCGGGCTCCGGGGGTTACAGAGGAGACCCCTCCATCAAAATGGTGCAAAGTGACTTTATGCAAGGCGCGATGGCAGCCAGCAACGGTGGTCATATGCTGAGCCATGCCCACCAGTGGGTGACCTCGCTGCCGCACGCTGCCGcggcagccgccgccgccgctgtggCCGCCGCCGAAGCCGGCTCCCCCTGGTCGTCGAGCCCGGTTGGCATGACGGCGAGtccgcagcagcagcagcaagacGTGAAAAACCCCGCTCGCGACGACTTGCACACGGGCACCGCGCTGCACCACCGACCGCAAGTGCCGCCCCACTTAGCGGCCCACCAGACTCACGCCGGGGCTTGGGGCAGCAGCACCGCGGCTCACATCAACTCCATATCGGGCgggcagcagcaacagcagcagcagccgctCCTCTATTCTCAGCCGGGGGGCTTCACCGTGAACGGCATGCTCAGTGCCGGCACTCAGAGCCTGGTACACCCGGGCTTAGTGAGAGGCGACACCCCGGATTTAGAGCACGCcagtcaccaccaccaccatcaccagcACCATCCGCACCACCAGCACCACGGGGGCGTCAACGGCCACGACCCGCACTCGGACGACGACACGCCGACCTCGGACGACCTGGAGCAGTTCGCTAAGCAGTTTAAGCAGCGGAGGATCAAGCTGGGTTTCACCCAGGCGGACGTGGGCCTGGCGCTGGGCACCCTGTACGGCAACGTCTTCTCACAGACCACCATCTGCAGGTTCGAGGCTCTGCAACTCAGCTTCAAAAACATGTGCAAGCTCAAGCCGCTGCTGAACAAGTGGCTGGAGGAAGCCGACTCGTCAACCGGCAGCCCCACCAGTATCGACAAGATCGCTGCAcaggggaggaagaggaagaagcgcACGTCTATCGAGGTGAGCGTCAAGGGGGCTCTGGAGAGCCACTTTCTCAAGTGCCCCAAGCCCTCGGCCCAGGAAATCACCAGCCTGGCGGACAACCTGCAACTGGAGAAGGAGGTGGTCCGAGTGTGGTTTTGCAATAGGAGACAGAAGGAAAAGCGGATGACGCCCCCGGGAGTGGCGCAGACGCCGGAGGATGTGTACTCTCAGGTCGGCAAT GGGCATTTTTTAGTAGATTACTTAAAAGATGCAAGTGAGGCGAGCGACCAGAGGGTGACAACCACAAGTTCATTCCACCAGGTAATTTTGGCGCATTGA